The following are encoded together in the Candidatus Methylomirabilis oxygeniifera genome:
- a CDS encoding conserved membrane protein of unknown function (Evidence 4 : Homologs of previously reported genes of unknown function) yields MADKKDEGMRARWSGNGTGVSIVFFYGSLLLFLYLTYLIIVPFASPIFWAVILVVVFQPVYRRLLHRLGGKSGLAALLLTIAVIAAVMIPAILSGWVLTQEAVSFYQAAERVYQQEGLAGIASHPAVMAGRVLWDRVSLPFTRLGFDLNALLLGGLGAVSSFIVDNLKGIAINLLSFTVNLFLAVFTFFFLLRDGEAIVYSLQRILPLERKHAEALFSRLYEAVSAVVRGTIVTALAQGILGGVGYWAVGVPYPVFLGLATALFSLLPVGGSAVIWIPAAFYLFLEGGWIRGLLLLAWSTVVVSTADNVLKPALISGGTNLPTLFLFFGMLGGLQVFGILGFILGPVLLVTLSTFLEIYTAMSSSPSVDRPLGGGPSQ; encoded by the coding sequence ATGGCTGATAAGAAAGATGAGGGGATGCGTGCGCGATGGAGCGGGAACGGAACCGGCGTCTCCATAGTGTTCTTCTATGGATCTCTGCTCCTGTTCCTCTATCTGACCTACCTGATTATCGTTCCCTTTGCGTCCCCGATTTTCTGGGCAGTTATTTTGGTCGTTGTCTTTCAACCGGTCTACCGCCGCCTGTTACACCGGCTTGGTGGCAAGTCCGGGCTCGCAGCCCTCTTACTGACGATTGCGGTCATTGCTGCCGTGATGATCCCGGCCATTCTCAGTGGATGGGTGCTGACGCAAGAAGCGGTAAGCTTCTATCAGGCGGCGGAACGCGTCTATCAGCAGGAGGGACTGGCGGGGATCGCGTCCCATCCGGCGGTTATGGCCGGCCGGGTCCTGTGGGATCGCGTGAGTCTGCCCTTCACGCGTCTGGGCTTCGATCTGAACGCGCTGTTGCTGGGCGGACTGGGGGCGGTCAGCAGCTTCATTGTCGACAATCTGAAGGGGATCGCCATCAACCTGTTGAGCTTCACGGTCAATCTCTTTCTCGCGGTCTTTACTTTTTTCTTTCTGCTTAGAGATGGTGAGGCGATCGTTTACAGCCTCCAAAGGATTTTACCGCTTGAGCGAAAGCATGCCGAGGCGCTTTTTTCCCGCCTCTACGAGGCCGTATCGGCCGTCGTGCGCGGTACCATCGTCACGGCTTTGGCGCAAGGCATCCTGGGAGGAGTAGGGTACTGGGCCGTTGGTGTCCCGTACCCGGTCTTTCTCGGGCTGGCCACCGCCCTCTTCTCGCTGCTGCCGGTTGGCGGATCGGCGGTGATCTGGATTCCGGCGGCTTTCTATCTGTTTCTCGAGGGAGGCTGGATTCGCGGACTCTTGTTGCTCGCCTGGTCAACGGTGGTTGTGAGCACGGCCGACAATGTGCTGAAGCCGGCTCTCATCTCGGGCGGGACCAATCTGCCGACGCTTTTCCTGTTTTTCGGGATGCTTGGTGGCCTCCAGGTATTCGGGATTCTCGGGTTTATCCTGGGGCCCGTGTTGCTTGTGACGCTCTCGACCTTCCTTGAAATCTATACAGCCATGTCGTCGTCAC